In Polyodon spathula isolate WHYD16114869_AA chromosome 11, ASM1765450v1, whole genome shotgun sequence, one genomic interval encodes:
- the LOC121323205 gene encoding B-cell lymphoma 6 protein homolog isoform X2: protein MACAADSCIQFTRHASDVLLNLNRLRSRDILTDVTVLVNRQPFRAHKTVLMACSGLFYSVFTDSLKCNLNAISLDPKVDPDSFAILLGFMYTSRLSLRESSIVAVMNTAIYLQMDHVVDTCHRFIQSSERSPSSKLPTEEFLSSSMLPQDVFAYRLPEVAESLPGCITPFRDRGAYGPNMYNASTYHLYGNMPVHSIPFPFGKLPEAKSLYPDYPKGGSLHQKHCSPHDNTNAEYSRPVSIVSSREALDEEVRKESHCGVPQSHKPMGIPLRKHSFSSPGHDQVDKGKQSPSVEEKLSPRHYPLSGSAGSHKALMSSPQSPLKSDCQPNSPTESSSSKNAAFSQTAGSPTSQCPPDPRRNWKKYKFIVLNSSNQSKEDSSSSSSGSPRDMETCSPACLQSSESESMELHTPAKMSEPGEDQTAPQVSRLNSMNRSLESPLSHNESHSSLYMNHLKYGSQSPRHSEVCPNTPGSHYGEEMTELHSEYSDSSCENGTFFCHECDSKYTEEDALKRHTLQVHSDKPYKCDRCQAAFRYKGNLASHKTVHTGEKPYRCNICGAQFNRPANLKTHARIHSGEKPYKCETCGARFVQVAHLRAHVLIHTGEKPYPCEICGTRFRHLQTLKSHLRIHTGEKPYHCEKCNLHFRHKSQLRLHLRQKHGAITNTKVQYRPPIPDLPTDLTKSC from the exons ATGGCTTGCGCAGCAGACAGCTGCATCCAGTTTACCCGCCATGCAAGCGACGTTCTTCTCAATCTGAACCGTCTCCGGAGCAGGGACATACTGACCGACGTCACCGTCCTGGTGAACAGGCAGCCGTTCCGCGCACACAAGACCGTGCTCATGGCCTGCAG tgggCTCTTCTATTCTGTCTTCACGGACTCTCTGAAATGCAACCTGAACGCCATCAGCCTCGATCCCAAGGTGGATCCGGACAGCTTTGCCATTCTGCTGGGCTTTATGTACACGTCCCGGCTCAGTCTGCGGGAGAGCTCCATTGTGGCAGTCATGAACACAGCCATCTACTTGCAAATGGATCATGTGGTCGATACCTGCCACAGGTTCATCCAGTCCAG CGAGCGGAGCCCTTCATCCAAGCTGCCCACAGAAGAGTTTCTGTCCAGCTCAATGCTGCCACAGGACGTCTTTGCTTACAGGTTGCCAGAAGTGGCAGAGAGCTTGCCGGGCTGCATCACTCCGTTCCGGGACAGGGGAGCCTATGGCCCCAATATGTACAATGCCAGCACCTACCACCTGTATGGCAACATGCCTGTCCACAGCATCCCCTTCCCCTTTGGAAAGCTGCCAGAAGCCAAATCTCTCTATCCAGACTACCCCAAAGGCGGTAGCCTCCACCAGAAGCACTGCTCTCCTCACGATAACACAAATGCAGAGTATAGCAGGCCAGTGTCCATTGTGTCCTCCAGGGAAGCCCTGGATGAAGAGGTAAGGAAGGAGAGCCACTGCGGCGTTCCCCAGAGCCACAAGCCCATGGGGATCCCGCTCAGGAAGCACAGCTTCTCCTCACCGGGGCACGACCAGGTGGACAAGGGCAAGCAAAGCCCGTCTGTGGAGGAGAAGCTGAGCCCCCGGCACTACCCCCTGAGCGGCTCAGCTGGCAGCCACAAGGCCCTGATGAGCAGCCCCCAGAGCCCACTGAAGTCAGACTGCCAGCCCAACTCCCCCACAGAGTCCAGCAGCAGCAAGAATGCAGCCTTCTCCCAGACCGCAGGTTCCCCCACGTCCCAGTGTCCTCCAGATCCCAGACGCAACTGGAAGAAGTATAAGTTCATTGTGCTGAACTCCAGCAACCAGAGCAaggaggacagcagcagcagcagcagtggaagCCCCCGGGACATGGAGACTTGTTCCCCAGCCTGCCTGCAGAGCAGCGAGTCGGAGAGCATGGAGCTCCACACCCCAGCCAAGATGAGCGAGCCCGGGGAGGACCAGACAGCCCCCCAGGTTAGCCGGCTCAACAGTATGAACAG ATCCCTGGAATCCCCTCTGAGTCACAATGAAAGCCACTCTTCTCTCTACATGAACCACTTGAAGTACGGCTCCCAGTCCCCCCGGCATTCTGAGGTGTGCCCCAACACTCCTGGATCTCACTATGGGGAGGAGATGACGGAGCTGCATTCGGAATACTCAGACTCCAGCTGTG aaAATGGAACATTCTTTTGCCATGAATGCGACTCCAAGTATACAGAGGAGGATGCTCTTAAAAGACACACTCTTCAGGTCCACAGTGACAAGCCATACAAATGTGACCGGTGCCAGGCTGCCTTCCGCTACAAAGGAAACCTCGCCAGCCACAAAACTGTCCACACAG gagagaaaccttatcgcTGTAACATCTGCGGTGCTCAGTTCAACAGACCAGCTAATCTCAAGACCCATGCTCGTATCCACTCGGGAGAAAAGCCATACAAATGCGAAACCTGCGGTGCACGCTTTGTACAG GTTGCTCACCTGCGTGCTCACGTGCTgatccacacaggagagaagccgtaCCCCTGTGAGATCTGTGGGACTCGCTTCAGACACCTGCAGACCCTCAAGAGCCACCTTCGcatccacacaggagagaagccttACCAT TGTGAGAAATGCAACTTGCACTTTCGCCACAAGAGCCAGCTCAGACTCCACCTCCGACAAAAGCACGGCGCAATCACCAACACCAAGGTTCAGTACCGTCCACCCATTCCAGACCTACCCACAGACCTGACAAAGTCCTGCTGA
- the LOC121323205 gene encoding B-cell lymphoma 6 protein homolog isoform X1 yields MQGFSRKALPDLDKMACAADSCIQFTRHASDVLLNLNRLRSRDILTDVTVLVNRQPFRAHKTVLMACSGLFYSVFTDSLKCNLNAISLDPKVDPDSFAILLGFMYTSRLSLRESSIVAVMNTAIYLQMDHVVDTCHRFIQSSERSPSSKLPTEEFLSSSMLPQDVFAYRLPEVAESLPGCITPFRDRGAYGPNMYNASTYHLYGNMPVHSIPFPFGKLPEAKSLYPDYPKGGSLHQKHCSPHDNTNAEYSRPVSIVSSREALDEEVRKESHCGVPQSHKPMGIPLRKHSFSSPGHDQVDKGKQSPSVEEKLSPRHYPLSGSAGSHKALMSSPQSPLKSDCQPNSPTESSSSKNAAFSQTAGSPTSQCPPDPRRNWKKYKFIVLNSSNQSKEDSSSSSSGSPRDMETCSPACLQSSESESMELHTPAKMSEPGEDQTAPQVSRLNSMNRSLESPLSHNESHSSLYMNHLKYGSQSPRHSEVCPNTPGSHYGEEMTELHSEYSDSSCENGTFFCHECDSKYTEEDALKRHTLQVHSDKPYKCDRCQAAFRYKGNLASHKTVHTGEKPYRCNICGAQFNRPANLKTHARIHSGEKPYKCETCGARFVQVAHLRAHVLIHTGEKPYPCEICGTRFRHLQTLKSHLRIHTGEKPYHCEKCNLHFRHKSQLRLHLRQKHGAITNTKVQYRPPIPDLPTDLTKSC; encoded by the exons ATGCAAGGATTTTCTAGGAAAGCTTTACCag ATCTTGACAAGATGGCTTGCGCAGCAGACAGCTGCATCCAGTTTACCCGCCATGCAAGCGACGTTCTTCTCAATCTGAACCGTCTCCGGAGCAGGGACATACTGACCGACGTCACCGTCCTGGTGAACAGGCAGCCGTTCCGCGCACACAAGACCGTGCTCATGGCCTGCAG tgggCTCTTCTATTCTGTCTTCACGGACTCTCTGAAATGCAACCTGAACGCCATCAGCCTCGATCCCAAGGTGGATCCGGACAGCTTTGCCATTCTGCTGGGCTTTATGTACACGTCCCGGCTCAGTCTGCGGGAGAGCTCCATTGTGGCAGTCATGAACACAGCCATCTACTTGCAAATGGATCATGTGGTCGATACCTGCCACAGGTTCATCCAGTCCAG CGAGCGGAGCCCTTCATCCAAGCTGCCCACAGAAGAGTTTCTGTCCAGCTCAATGCTGCCACAGGACGTCTTTGCTTACAGGTTGCCAGAAGTGGCAGAGAGCTTGCCGGGCTGCATCACTCCGTTCCGGGACAGGGGAGCCTATGGCCCCAATATGTACAATGCCAGCACCTACCACCTGTATGGCAACATGCCTGTCCACAGCATCCCCTTCCCCTTTGGAAAGCTGCCAGAAGCCAAATCTCTCTATCCAGACTACCCCAAAGGCGGTAGCCTCCACCAGAAGCACTGCTCTCCTCACGATAACACAAATGCAGAGTATAGCAGGCCAGTGTCCATTGTGTCCTCCAGGGAAGCCCTGGATGAAGAGGTAAGGAAGGAGAGCCACTGCGGCGTTCCCCAGAGCCACAAGCCCATGGGGATCCCGCTCAGGAAGCACAGCTTCTCCTCACCGGGGCACGACCAGGTGGACAAGGGCAAGCAAAGCCCGTCTGTGGAGGAGAAGCTGAGCCCCCGGCACTACCCCCTGAGCGGCTCAGCTGGCAGCCACAAGGCCCTGATGAGCAGCCCCCAGAGCCCACTGAAGTCAGACTGCCAGCCCAACTCCCCCACAGAGTCCAGCAGCAGCAAGAATGCAGCCTTCTCCCAGACCGCAGGTTCCCCCACGTCCCAGTGTCCTCCAGATCCCAGACGCAACTGGAAGAAGTATAAGTTCATTGTGCTGAACTCCAGCAACCAGAGCAaggaggacagcagcagcagcagcagtggaagCCCCCGGGACATGGAGACTTGTTCCCCAGCCTGCCTGCAGAGCAGCGAGTCGGAGAGCATGGAGCTCCACACCCCAGCCAAGATGAGCGAGCCCGGGGAGGACCAGACAGCCCCCCAGGTTAGCCGGCTCAACAGTATGAACAG ATCCCTGGAATCCCCTCTGAGTCACAATGAAAGCCACTCTTCTCTCTACATGAACCACTTGAAGTACGGCTCCCAGTCCCCCCGGCATTCTGAGGTGTGCCCCAACACTCCTGGATCTCACTATGGGGAGGAGATGACGGAGCTGCATTCGGAATACTCAGACTCCAGCTGTG aaAATGGAACATTCTTTTGCCATGAATGCGACTCCAAGTATACAGAGGAGGATGCTCTTAAAAGACACACTCTTCAGGTCCACAGTGACAAGCCATACAAATGTGACCGGTGCCAGGCTGCCTTCCGCTACAAAGGAAACCTCGCCAGCCACAAAACTGTCCACACAG gagagaaaccttatcgcTGTAACATCTGCGGTGCTCAGTTCAACAGACCAGCTAATCTCAAGACCCATGCTCGTATCCACTCGGGAGAAAAGCCATACAAATGCGAAACCTGCGGTGCACGCTTTGTACAG GTTGCTCACCTGCGTGCTCACGTGCTgatccacacaggagagaagccgtaCCCCTGTGAGATCTGTGGGACTCGCTTCAGACACCTGCAGACCCTCAAGAGCCACCTTCGcatccacacaggagagaagccttACCAT TGTGAGAAATGCAACTTGCACTTTCGCCACAAGAGCCAGCTCAGACTCCACCTCCGACAAAAGCACGGCGCAATCACCAACACCAAGGTTCAGTACCGTCCACCCATTCCAGACCTACCCACAGACCTGACAAAGTCCTGCTGA